The following proteins are co-located in the Myxococcus fulvus genome:
- a CDS encoding S41 family peptidase, with the protein MPTWTLGVGVLTVLLGAGVGVGAEVRGPGARVEPALENAAVLGRVWGEVKYAHPALATGAVDWDAALLAALPGALAASTPEALAATVGGMLRTLEDPLTRVVRDEPVVATSTAPGPLSRWVGDVLVLDLDRRFANVDALYPAMSALEPELARARRVVIDLRVSGGDAATWAEMSLGFLERSLVAEELTAPAERFRVYSGHPVQWGPSSGGYSASVETRLARRFTPVSGTPKRSVALLVNARTPLTPLVLALMSTPRTRIVAQGGLDESSAVRTRTLPLPGGYRAVVRASELVFASGASGLLADVTVPVEADEGDSGPAFQAALRGVRSGTMGTRTRASASPSRPGSTLPIVSTEALYEDPAYPPEPHRLLAVIRFWNVMRFFHPDPKALRDWDSVLPTFLGPAREAADARAYTQVLYTLAARVHDGHIFVAEQGQPLRALAEANAPVVLRPIQGRFIVTELPAPEVTRAAGIQVGDEVVAVDQEPVALHARRLTSLLGASHDAARAERVASLLLAGADGKHVEVMLQGADGRLKESRLPRSRDFLPFLRPPPRDDAPWKMLSGGIGYVDLRRLRAESVDPMLTAMKDTRGLVLDLRGYPQGSAWALAPRLNTRGATTSALISRPRLSAGERLEERFPTLLPPGNGPLYRGHVILLVDARTLSQGEYTAMMVRAASGARLVGSATAGAVGDTTNVCLPGAVCVLFTGQRFETPEGQTVQGVGLRPDVEVHPTLEGLRAGRDEVLERALSLLNEATAR; encoded by the coding sequence GTGCCGACCTGGACACTCGGTGTCGGAGTGTTGACGGTGCTGCTCGGCGCGGGTGTCGGGGTGGGCGCGGAGGTTCGTGGACCTGGTGCGCGCGTCGAGCCCGCGTTGGAGAACGCCGCGGTGCTGGGGCGCGTATGGGGCGAGGTGAAGTACGCGCATCCGGCGCTCGCGACAGGCGCGGTCGATTGGGATGCGGCGCTGCTCGCCGCGCTGCCCGGTGCGCTCGCGGCGAGCACACCCGAGGCGCTCGCCGCGACGGTGGGCGGCATGCTGCGCACGCTCGAGGATCCGCTCACCCGGGTCGTGAGGGATGAGCCGGTGGTGGCCACGAGCACGGCGCCGGGGCCGCTGTCGCGCTGGGTGGGTGACGTGCTGGTGTTGGACCTGGACCGACGCTTCGCGAATGTCGACGCGCTGTACCCCGCGATGAGCGCGCTGGAGCCGGAGCTCGCGCGGGCTCGCCGCGTGGTCATCGACCTGCGCGTGAGTGGGGGTGACGCGGCCACGTGGGCGGAGATGTCGCTCGGCTTCCTGGAGCGCTCGCTGGTGGCGGAGGAGCTGACGGCGCCCGCGGAGCGCTTCCGTGTGTACTCGGGCCACCCCGTGCAGTGGGGCCCCAGCTCCGGGGGATACAGCGCGTCCGTCGAGACTCGGCTCGCGCGGAGATTCACGCCGGTGTCCGGGACGCCGAAGCGCTCGGTGGCATTGCTCGTCAATGCGCGGACACCGCTGACGCCGCTGGTGCTCGCGCTGATGTCCACGCCTCGCACGCGCATCGTGGCGCAGGGTGGGCTCGATGAGTCCTCCGCCGTGAGGACTCGCACGCTGCCGCTGCCTGGGGGATATCGCGCGGTGGTGCGCGCGTCGGAGCTCGTGTTCGCCTCCGGTGCCTCGGGACTGCTCGCGGACGTCACCGTGCCGGTGGAGGCGGACGAGGGTGACTCGGGGCCCGCGTTCCAGGCCGCGCTCCGAGGGGTGCGTTCGGGCACCATGGGGACGCGGACACGCGCGAGCGCATCCCCATCGAGGCCCGGCTCCACGCTCCCCATCGTCAGCACCGAGGCCCTGTACGAGGACCCGGCGTATCCACCGGAGCCGCATCGGCTGCTCGCCGTCATCCGGTTCTGGAACGTGATGCGCTTCTTCCATCCCGACCCGAAGGCGCTGCGGGACTGGGACTCCGTCCTGCCCACGTTCCTCGGTCCCGCTCGCGAAGCAGCGGACGCTCGCGCCTACACACAAGTCCTCTACACCCTGGCCGCGCGCGTCCACGACGGGCACATCTTCGTCGCGGAGCAGGGCCAGCCACTGCGCGCGCTCGCCGAGGCCAACGCCCCCGTCGTCCTGCGGCCCATCCAGGGGCGCTTCATCGTGACGGAGCTCCCCGCGCCCGAGGTCACCCGCGCCGCCGGCATCCAGGTGGGCGACGAGGTGGTCGCCGTGGACCAGGAGCCCGTCGCCCTGCACGCGCGGCGGCTCACCTCCCTCCTCGGTGCCTCACACGACGCCGCGAGGGCCGAGCGCGTCGCCAGCCTGTTGCTCGCGGGCGCGGACGGCAAGCACGTCGAGGTCATGCTCCAGGGCGCTGACGGCCGCCTCAAGGAGTCGCGCCTGCCCCGCTCACGCGACTTCCTCCCGTTCCTGCGTCCCCCACCTCGCGATGACGCCCCGTGGAAGATGCTGAGCGGCGGCATCGGCTACGTGGACCTGCGCAGGCTGCGCGCCGAGTCCGTGGACCCCATGCTCACCGCCATGAAGGACACGCGGGGACTGGTGCTCGACCTGCGCGGCTATCCCCAGGGCAGCGCCTGGGCGCTCGCGCCCCGTCTCAACACGCGCGGCGCCACGACGTCCGCGCTCATCTCCCGCCCCAGGCTCTCCGCCGGAGAGCGTCTGGAGGAGCGCTTCCCCACCCTGCTCCCACCTGGCAACGGCCCCCTCTACCGAGGCCACGTCATCCTCCTCGTGGACGCACGGACCCTGAGCCAGGGCGAATACACCGCGATGATGGTGCGCGCCGCGTCAGGTGCACGCCTCGTGGGCAGCGCCACCGCGGGCGCCGTGGGCGACACCACCAACGTCTGCCTCCCTGGCGCCGTCTGCGTCCTCTTCACCGGCCAACGCTTCGAGACACCCGAGGGCCAGACAGTCCAGGGCGTGGGCCTGCGCCCCGACGTGGAGGTCCACCCCACACTCGAGGGTCTGCGCGCCGGACGCGACGAGGTGCTCGAGCGCGCACTCAGCCTGCTGAACGAGGCAACAGCACGGTGA
- a CDS encoding serine/threonine-protein kinase: MLYAGTPPPPVRVETLTPVPTPVPGSLVGHQLGHFKLLKELGRGGMGTVMLAEHALIQKRVAIKVLHSHLAQDPDLVARFLSEARTLTVVQHENVVALYDLDTRDGRPYLVMEYLEGQSLAAFAKEPLPPALVVDLLSQVCDALGAAHAHGIVHRDLKPANVFLVPGPQGRQRVKLLDFGIAKLLSRPAGVHTTEVGVLLGTPEFMAPEQCGDEVVDARTDLYAVGVLGYFLLTGRVPFAGRTAAEVLIGHLQKPPVPPHEVRPDVPRTLSRVLLRALAKRPADRFAQASDLRAALATALAPEPEPAAPGFTARVRMAGTPHSHELSCEWVGRAGLFLHTPAAPPPLLSDVGLLLRLPGGELACTGQVVRHVTEEQARAWRMSPGFGVQLRDTSPAFQEALARLKSGVRLEPPTPPPSPMREDAEAERVLQGFRNRMSGDHYAVLDVPRDATPETLRLGAQRARTALEPLTARNLSLGQRAQFERVGERVAAALHVLGHVERRAEYDARLGNVEGVERCLAAGLTATALENCRRRFLAEFPGRDGRAAVQRLSGDALSSVGRLQEALTAYEQAVRMDPLDLEGLKRWRMLRARLRNTPTPR, translated from the coding sequence ATGTTGTACGCGGGGACGCCGCCTCCGCCCGTCCGGGTGGAGACGCTGACGCCGGTCCCCACGCCCGTGCCGGGCTCGTTGGTGGGGCATCAGCTGGGGCACTTCAAGCTGCTGAAGGAGCTGGGCCGCGGCGGCATGGGCACGGTGATGCTGGCCGAGCACGCCCTCATCCAGAAGCGCGTGGCCATCAAGGTGCTGCACTCGCACCTGGCGCAGGACCCGGACCTGGTGGCCCGCTTCCTGTCGGAGGCGCGCACGCTGACGGTGGTGCAGCACGAGAACGTCGTCGCGCTCTACGATTTGGACACGCGCGATGGCCGTCCCTACCTGGTGATGGAGTACCTGGAGGGGCAGAGCCTGGCGGCCTTCGCCAAGGAGCCGCTGCCGCCCGCGCTGGTGGTGGACCTGCTCTCGCAGGTCTGTGACGCGCTGGGCGCGGCGCACGCGCACGGCATCGTCCACCGCGACTTGAAGCCGGCCAACGTCTTCCTGGTGCCGGGGCCGCAGGGCCGCCAGCGCGTGAAGCTGCTGGACTTCGGCATCGCCAAGCTGCTGTCGCGTCCGGCGGGCGTGCACACCACGGAGGTGGGCGTGCTGTTGGGGACGCCGGAGTTCATGGCCCCCGAGCAGTGCGGCGACGAAGTGGTGGACGCGCGCACGGACCTCTACGCGGTGGGTGTGCTGGGCTACTTCCTGCTCACCGGGCGCGTGCCCTTCGCGGGCCGCACCGCGGCGGAGGTGCTCATCGGCCACCTCCAGAAGCCGCCGGTGCCGCCGCACGAGGTGCGCCCGGACGTGCCCAGGACGCTGTCGCGCGTGCTCCTGCGCGCCCTGGCCAAGCGCCCCGCGGACCGCTTCGCCCAGGCCTCGGACCTGCGCGCCGCGCTCGCCACCGCGCTCGCGCCCGAGCCGGAGCCCGCCGCGCCCGGCTTCACCGCCCGGGTGCGCATGGCGGGCACGCCGCACTCGCACGAGCTGTCCTGCGAGTGGGTGGGCCGCGCCGGCCTCTTCCTGCACACGCCCGCCGCGCCGCCGCCGCTGCTCTCCGACGTGGGGCTCTTGTTGCGGCTGCCCGGTGGAGAGCTGGCGTGCACCGGCCAGGTGGTGCGCCACGTGACGGAGGAGCAGGCCAGGGCCTGGCGCATGTCGCCGGGCTTCGGCGTGCAGCTTCGCGACACGTCCCCCGCCTTCCAGGAGGCGCTCGCCCGGCTGAAGTCCGGCGTGCGCCTGGAGCCGCCCACGCCGCCGCCGTCGCCCATGCGCGAGGACGCCGAGGCGGAGCGCGTGCTCCAGGGCTTCCGCAACCGGATGTCCGGAGACCACTACGCCGTGCTGGACGTCCCCCGGGACGCCACGCCGGAGACGCTGCGCCTGGGCGCCCAGCGCGCCCGTACGGCGCTCGAGCCTCTCACGGCGCGCAACCTGTCCCTGGGCCAGCGCGCCCAGTTCGAGCGGGTGGGGGAGCGGGTGGCCGCGGCGCTGCATGTGCTGGGGCACGTGGAGCGCCGGGCCGAGTACGACGCGCGCCTGGGCAACGTGGAGGGCGTGGAGCGCTGCCTCGCCGCGGGCCTCACCGCCACGGCGCTGGAGAACTGCCGCCGCCGCTTCCTCGCGGAGTTCCCCGGCCGCGATGGCCGCGCCGCGGTGCAGCGGCTGTCCGGTGACGCCCTGTCCTCGGTGGGTCGGCTGCAGGAGGCGCTCACCGCCTACGAGCAGGCGGTGCGCATGGACCCGCTGGATTTGGAAGGGCTCAAGCGCTGGCGCATGCTGCGGGCCCGGCTGCGCAACACGCCCACGCCCCGGTAG
- a CDS encoding ABC1 kinase family protein, which produces MASDSDDSLPPQGRFTRLRKLAGLSMQVGTDVLKSSAKRLTGGTPELLSKNAAEKLVSTLGELKGAAMKLGQALSMDPDLLTPEVRQVLARLQNQAPAMSHDMVSRVVREELGCPPEEAFREFSREPLAAASLGQVHRAVLADGRAVAVKVQYPGIAESLTHDMENLGLVVKTMSKASRLMDGSAYFQEFRDELLLELDYRREAELARGFAKSVARLEDLHVPGVIDGHSAGRVLTMELLEGLTLKDWVTKESSNEERFRVSRQLIRATYGPFFGAGEIHADPHPGNFMVMPDGRLGLLDFGSIKRFSPRFVDANRRMFQQSLKLEPFDVLRLSLEVGFTVEIPGDEAADLIREVLHIAGRPMRTTPYDYTSCEIPRDMRNHFTRNAARFLKIKPPPEAVMFFRSTGGLAQNLRLIGARGDFRGVFLEMAELLG; this is translated from the coding sequence ATGGCCTCCGACTCCGACGACTCGCTTCCACCCCAAGGGCGCTTCACCCGGCTGCGCAAGCTGGCGGGCCTCTCCATGCAGGTGGGCACCGACGTGCTCAAGAGCAGCGCGAAGCGCCTGACGGGCGGCACGCCGGAGTTGCTCAGCAAGAACGCCGCGGAGAAGCTCGTCTCCACCCTGGGGGAGCTCAAGGGCGCGGCCATGAAGCTGGGCCAGGCCCTCTCCATGGACCCGGACCTGCTCACCCCCGAGGTGCGCCAGGTCCTCGCCCGCCTGCAGAACCAGGCCCCCGCCATGTCCCACGACATGGTGTCGCGCGTGGTGCGCGAGGAGCTGGGCTGTCCCCCCGAGGAGGCCTTCCGCGAGTTCAGCCGCGAGCCCCTGGCCGCCGCCTCCCTGGGCCAGGTGCACCGCGCGGTGCTCGCGGACGGGCGCGCCGTGGCGGTGAAGGTGCAGTACCCGGGCATCGCCGAGTCGCTGACGCACGACATGGAGAACCTGGGCCTCGTCGTGAAGACGATGTCCAAGGCCTCGCGGCTGATGGACGGCTCGGCGTACTTCCAGGAGTTCCGCGACGAGCTGCTGCTGGAGCTGGACTACCGGCGCGAGGCGGAACTGGCCCGAGGCTTCGCGAAGAGCGTGGCCCGGCTGGAGGACCTCCACGTCCCCGGCGTCATCGACGGCCACAGCGCCGGGCGCGTGCTGACGATGGAGCTGCTGGAAGGCCTGACGCTCAAGGACTGGGTGACGAAGGAGTCCTCCAACGAGGAGCGCTTCCGCGTGTCGCGCCAGCTCATCCGCGCCACGTACGGGCCCTTCTTCGGCGCGGGCGAAATCCACGCGGACCCGCACCCGGGCAACTTCATGGTGATGCCGGACGGGCGCCTGGGCCTGCTCGACTTCGGCTCCATCAAGCGCTTCAGCCCGCGCTTCGTGGACGCCAACCGGCGCATGTTCCAGCAGTCCCTGAAGCTGGAGCCCTTCGACGTGCTGCGGCTGAGCCTGGAGGTGGGCTTCACGGTGGAGATACCTGGCGACGAGGCCGCGGACCTCATCCGCGAGGTGCTGCACATCGCCGGCAGGCCCATGCGCACCACGCCCTACGACTACACGTCCTGCGAAATCCCCCGCGACATGCGCAACCACTTCACGCGCAACGCGGCCCGCTTCCTGAAAATCAAGCCGCCGCCGGAGGCGGTGATGTTCTTCCGCTCCACGGGGGGCCTGGCGCAGAACCTGCGGCTCATCGGCGCCCGCGGGGACTTCCGCGGCGTCTTCCTGGAGATGGCGGAGCTGCTCGGCTGA
- a CDS encoding response regulator codes for MSELKIRVLVVDDDQEQLTLAERSLSAYGFDVRTHRSSLGVSNLVRTTMPDLVLLDVNIPALTGDRVLTLARGQAPAGTRFVLFSASDEAQLRKLALESGADGYITKSTQGEELARRLHAIHAKGRGQAASSAP; via the coding sequence ATGTCGGAGCTGAAAATCCGAGTGTTGGTGGTGGATGACGACCAGGAGCAGCTCACGCTCGCGGAGCGCTCGCTGTCGGCGTACGGGTTCGATGTGCGCACCCACCGCTCCTCGTTGGGCGTGTCCAACCTGGTGCGCACGACGATGCCGGACCTGGTGCTGCTGGACGTGAACATCCCGGCCCTCACCGGGGACCGGGTGCTGACGCTGGCGCGAGGGCAGGCCCCGGCGGGCACGCGCTTCGTGCTCTTCTCCGCGTCGGACGAGGCGCAGCTGCGCAAGCTGGCGCTGGAGTCGGGCGCGGACGGCTACATCACCAAGAGCACCCAGGGCGAGGAGCTGGCGCGAAGGCTCCATGCCATCCACGCCAAGGGCCGCGGCCAGGCGGCCTCCTCCGCGCCGTAG
- a CDS encoding sensor histidine kinase — protein MSPASSTEHELAALLEKVNKTHGPDFEDEPLTPSRHSWALEGIAGAVALLRGDAVLYVNLRWQSLTLARGPWRRLTERGQEEGPALLTLRSVVAAEVRALDSAPEELARTSRYTYAGGHQQLEVGVRHVRADLSPRVVLVLARDITEQARQEEALEKERRALAEREHLRMLSEQASGIAHDLSSLLVAMKLRLELLQTRPDKQGEQEAPAHVDTLLRIVADATTRLSRLRDFARQKPESPVEPVQLADVVRDAVEIARGELESRAAREGLSLHLDVDVPRMPLVESSAADLRCVFLNLLRNGRDAMPKGGTLRVRGHQTPGQVVITVEDEGTGIPEQHLLSIFQPFFTTKGQHGTGLGLSMAHEVVTRARGTLVASNRPEGGAVFTITLPSLRRTATGRSGRASEYRSG, from the coding sequence ATGTCACCCGCGTCGTCGACCGAGCATGAGCTGGCGGCCCTCCTCGAAAAGGTGAACAAGACACACGGGCCCGACTTCGAGGACGAGCCCCTGACGCCCTCCCGACACTCCTGGGCCCTGGAAGGCATTGCAGGCGCGGTGGCCCTGCTCCGGGGCGACGCGGTGCTCTATGTCAACCTGCGTTGGCAATCCCTCACACTCGCCCGAGGACCCTGGCGACGTTTGACAGAGCGTGGACAAGAGGAGGGGCCCGCACTGCTCACGCTGCGCAGCGTCGTGGCCGCGGAGGTGCGGGCCCTGGACTCGGCGCCGGAGGAGCTGGCCCGCACCTCGCGCTACACCTACGCGGGGGGTCATCAACAATTGGAGGTGGGCGTCCGGCATGTCCGCGCGGACCTGTCGCCGCGGGTCGTCCTGGTGCTCGCCCGCGACATCACCGAGCAGGCGCGTCAGGAGGAGGCGCTGGAGAAGGAGCGCCGCGCCCTGGCGGAGCGCGAGCACCTGCGCATGCTCAGCGAGCAGGCCTCGGGAATCGCCCATGATTTGAGCAGCCTGCTGGTGGCCATGAAGCTGCGGCTGGAGTTGCTCCAGACCCGCCCTGACAAGCAGGGTGAGCAGGAGGCGCCGGCCCACGTGGACACGCTCTTGCGCATCGTGGCGGACGCGACGACGCGGCTGTCCCGGCTGCGCGACTTCGCGCGCCAGAAGCCCGAGTCCCCCGTGGAGCCGGTGCAGCTGGCCGACGTGGTGCGTGACGCGGTGGAGATCGCCCGGGGGGAGCTGGAGTCGCGGGCCGCGCGCGAGGGGCTGAGCCTGCACCTGGACGTGGACGTGCCCCGGATGCCGCTGGTGGAGAGCTCCGCGGCGGACCTGCGCTGCGTGTTCCTCAACCTGCTGCGCAACGGCCGCGACGCCATGCCGAAGGGCGGCACCCTGCGCGTGCGCGGCCACCAGACACCTGGCCAGGTCGTCATCACCGTGGAGGACGAGGGCACGGGCATCCCCGAGCAGCACCTGCTCTCCATCTTCCAGCCCTTCTTCACCACCAAGGGCCAGCACGGCACGGGCCTGGGCCTCTCCATGGCGCACGAGGTGGTGACGCGGGCGCGCGGCACCCTCGTCGCGTCCAACCGGCCGGAGGGCGGCGCCGTCTTCACCATCACCCTCCCCTCGCTGAGGCGGACGGCCACGGGCCGGAGCGGCCGGGCCTCGGAGTACCGCTCCGGCTGA